One window from the genome of Paraconexibacter algicola encodes:
- a CDS encoding matrixin family metalloprotease, whose amino-acid sequence MDQIVQPTTMGAQYLWQARSASSPESVRLRVGLPRGARLRLADEGLATTTGPITAEDSTAPKAVEIVDGDEVLARVEPPVTVDADDEAVPTFYEIDGDTIIVRFPHRSLDLQYPLLIDPQVTETWSGGDWNTGDGWGSAQFLQGGLTNFSFARNCCNKTGLQVGAFQFGTYNNGAVGQWAWTTSPTTYIYRADLTGLDQMDAGNILFTGIFNTPGARWESLFHDTGNFTGYARTHTGNAEGNAVVFGIEMRGTYARNAGPGLVSMSGVTLYLGDRRPPTISASEHTYDGRWTNQTEAQVRLIAADQGLGLKAVGVARTDKGDPNTGNVLDGYWLSLVNNSLCRGNRRAVCPATFDTATSKDANGNSFPNGRLTYKLDVLPEGINTVRASAHQYEGNQYGTAAFSSTWKVRRDTVQPSVTLDGPAWERISNGQPFGADDTDDLWFDASDQHSGVARVELRVDGITRYLDSEECGDACDKEGIWTFDPRQYAVGTHSAEILVTDAANNVARRAFNITTNGASPSTSQRAAIATPRLTTEGVLPTTRPCLVEDDDAEDAALVLTGAWVGGVETTVFSSNDEYSVFRCDPQGGFLRGQVVNLVETPSGPLRLFTGSIRALNDGRVIQGSWIYPNPSDSVWNAGWSTTQSRLLAATLPPTKLLGKEPSVVARSSRASSDSSSTRCAAGDFRTGNPFRKWPSDEMKYEINPANHPGTSEKARKRVTARLIDGGRTWTQTLDECGERKTDRFRATVESTTSTASVGNHDDRKNVVAFSTGKVVDQDCAEREETAEPIACAITIRGQRVTGARPIEEVDIVFDRRKTWSSTLTSCSTSSGYDIWQVSTHEFGHALGLEHINDGRSVMYPRADTCAFSARRKRVLALGDVQGVRHIYGR is encoded by the coding sequence TTGGACCAGATCGTCCAGCCCACGACGATGGGCGCCCAGTACCTGTGGCAGGCACGCTCCGCTAGTAGCCCGGAGTCCGTGCGCCTGCGCGTCGGGCTTCCGCGGGGCGCTCGTCTGCGTCTGGCGGATGAGGGACTGGCCACGACGACGGGCCCGATCACCGCCGAGGACTCGACCGCCCCCAAGGCGGTCGAGATCGTCGACGGCGACGAGGTCCTCGCGCGCGTCGAGCCGCCGGTCACCGTCGACGCTGATGACGAGGCCGTGCCGACCTTCTACGAGATCGACGGCGACACGATCATCGTGCGGTTCCCTCATCGTTCCCTGGATCTTCAGTACCCGTTGCTCATCGACCCTCAGGTGACCGAGACCTGGAGCGGCGGCGACTGGAACACCGGAGACGGGTGGGGCAGCGCGCAGTTCCTGCAGGGCGGCCTGACCAACTTCTCCTTCGCCCGTAACTGCTGCAACAAGACCGGCCTGCAGGTCGGCGCCTTCCAGTTCGGCACCTACAACAACGGCGCCGTGGGCCAGTGGGCCTGGACCACCTCGCCGACGACCTACATCTACCGCGCCGACCTGACCGGCTTGGACCAGATGGACGCCGGCAACATCCTCTTCACCGGCATCTTCAACACCCCCGGCGCACGGTGGGAGTCGCTGTTCCACGACACCGGCAACTTCACCGGGTACGCCCGTACCCACACCGGCAACGCTGAGGGCAACGCGGTCGTCTTCGGGATCGAGATGCGCGGCACCTACGCCCGCAACGCCGGCCCGGGCCTGGTCAGCATGAGCGGCGTCACCCTCTACCTCGGTGACCGCCGCCCCCCGACCATCTCCGCCAGCGAGCACACCTACGACGGCCGCTGGACCAACCAGACCGAAGCCCAAGTCCGCCTGATCGCCGCCGACCAAGGACTCGGCCTGAAAGCTGTCGGTGTCGCCCGCACCGACAAGGGCGACCCCAACACCGGCAACGTCCTCGACGGCTACTGGCTCAGCCTCGTCAACAACAGCCTCTGCCGCGGCAACCGCCGCGCCGTCTGCCCCGCGACCTTCGACACCGCCACGAGCAAGGACGCCAACGGCAACAGCTTCCCCAACGGCCGCCTCACCTACAAGCTCGACGTCCTCCCCGAAGGCATCAACACCGTACGCGCCAGCGCCCACCAGTACGAAGGCAACCAGTACGGCACCGCCGCATTCAGCTCGACGTGGAAGGTGCGTCGTGACACGGTGCAGCCGAGCGTGACCCTCGATGGTCCCGCATGGGAACGCATTTCCAACGGCCAGCCGTTCGGCGCCGACGATACGGATGACCTCTGGTTTGACGCAAGCGACCAACACTCCGGCGTAGCTCGTGTCGAGCTGCGGGTCGACGGGATCACGCGCTACCTCGATAGTGAGGAATGCGGCGATGCGTGCGACAAAGAAGGAATCTGGACCTTCGATCCGCGGCAGTACGCGGTCGGGACGCACAGCGCGGAGATTCTCGTGACCGACGCTGCGAACAACGTAGCGCGTCGGGCCTTCAACATCACAACCAACGGTGCTAGCCCGAGCACGAGCCAGCGAGCCGCGATCGCAACACCCCGCCTAACGACCGAGGGCGTCCTGCCAACCACTCGACCGTGCCTGGTGGAGGACGACGACGCTGAAGACGCCGCGCTGGTCCTGACCGGCGCCTGGGTGGGCGGGGTTGAAACAACGGTCTTCTCATCGAACGACGAGTACAGCGTTTTCCGCTGCGATCCCCAGGGCGGGTTCCTCCGTGGGCAGGTCGTAAACCTGGTCGAGACGCCCTCGGGCCCGTTGCGCTTGTTCACGGGCTCGATCCGTGCCCTGAACGACGGGCGGGTCATTCAGGGCTCCTGGATCTACCCAAACCCATCCGACTCGGTATGGAATGCGGGCTGGTCGACCACGCAAAGCCGGCTCCTGGCAGCCACACTCCCGCCAACTAAGTTGCTCGGCAAGGAACCCTCGGTCGTTGCTCGCTCAAGCCGCGCCTCGTCCGACAGCAGCAGCACGCGATGCGCTGCTGGCGACTTCCGCACGGGCAATCCATTCCGCAAATGGCCGAGCGACGAGATGAAGTACGAGATCAACCCCGCGAACCATCCGGGGACAAGCGAGAAGGCCCGCAAGCGAGTGACCGCCCGGCTCATCGACGGTGGCCGGACTTGGACACAGACGCTGGACGAATGCGGCGAGCGGAAGACGGATCGGTTCAGAGCAACAGTCGAAAGCACGACCAGTACCGCATCTGTCGGCAACCACGACGATAGGAAAAACGTCGTCGCGTTCTCAACAGGAAAGGTCGTCGATCAGGACTGTGCGGAGAGGGAAGAAACGGCTGAGCCGATCGCGTGCGCCATTACGATCCGAGGTCAGCGCGTCACCGGCGCACGTCCGATCGAAGAGGTCGATATCGTCTTCGATCGCCGGAAGACTTGGTCTTCGACCCTGACTTCGTGCAGCACCTCGAGCGGGTACGACATCTGGCAGGTATCGACGCACGAGTTCGGGCACGCCCTTGGGCTGGAGCACATCAACGACGGTCGGTCCGTTATGTACCCGCGCGCCGACACCTGCGCGTTCTCGGCGCGACGCAAGCGCGTTCTCGCCCTCGGTGACGTCCAAGGTGTCCGACACATCTACGGGCGCTAG
- a CDS encoding flagellar brake protein, with protein sequence MHRFLEPGVVADVVLDGGWRRHVHVSHAGDPVLVRSIEGGTLLPGTLRFCPAALEWRVGSRAARLDGVLTAHGDGFALTPVGAAHTIQRRRFVRVAAELPAALVAEDRRVLARTRNVSIGGMLLAGVPDLRLDERLRFALELGEDATVAGTGRVVRGAPDGTRGVQFEDLDGRSERALARFVTERQRSLAAAL encoded by the coding sequence GTGCACCGCTTCCTCGAGCCCGGTGTCGTCGCCGACGTCGTCCTGGACGGCGGCTGGCGACGGCACGTCCACGTCAGCCACGCCGGCGATCCCGTGCTCGTGCGCTCGATCGAGGGCGGCACGCTGCTCCCCGGCACGCTGCGGTTCTGCCCCGCCGCGCTGGAGTGGCGCGTCGGCTCCCGCGCCGCCCGGCTGGACGGCGTGCTCACCGCCCACGGTGACGGCTTCGCGCTGACGCCCGTCGGTGCCGCGCACACGATCCAGCGCCGGCGCTTCGTGCGGGTCGCCGCCGAGCTGCCCGCCGCGCTCGTGGCCGAGGACCGGCGCGTGCTGGCGCGCACGCGCAACGTCTCGATCGGCGGGATGCTCCTCGCCGGCGTGCCCGACCTGCGGCTCGACGAGCGCCTGCGCTTCGCGCTCGAGCTCGGCGAGGACGCGACGGTCGCCGGGACCGGGCGCGTCGTGCGCGGCGCGCCGGACGGCACGCGCGGCGTGCAGTTCGAGGACCTCGACGGCCGCTCCGAGCGGGCGCTCGCCCGCTTCGTGACCGAGCGCCAGCGCTCGCTGGCCGCCGCGCTCTGA
- a CDS encoding Fpg/Nei family DNA glycosylase — protein MSAVSLVMPEGHTIHRLARDHTRLLGGQALHVTSPQGRASAAAQAVDGRVLDAVDAHGKHLLYRFAGVEGAVHVHLGLFGRFVTRRKAPIPQPRATTRLRLVPAEDPDALAVDLSGATASELLDPAQEDALLARLGPDPLRRDGDPDAFAANLARRRIPIGAALLDQAVVAGIGNVYRAEVLHACRVDPYTPAREVPADTVRALWDTTVAMLREGVRLNRIVTTPPELAPAGKPRSRLRRGERVVVYRRSACLACGGPVTREELAMRTLFWCPACQRG, from the coding sequence TTGAGCGCCGTATCCCTGGTGATGCCGGAGGGCCACACGATCCACCGCCTCGCGCGGGACCACACCAGGCTGCTGGGCGGCCAGGCGCTGCACGTCACCTCGCCGCAGGGCCGGGCGTCCGCCGCCGCCCAGGCGGTCGACGGGCGCGTGCTCGACGCGGTCGACGCCCACGGCAAGCACCTGCTCTACCGCTTCGCCGGGGTCGAGGGCGCGGTGCACGTGCACCTCGGGCTGTTCGGGCGGTTCGTGACGCGCCGCAAGGCCCCGATCCCGCAGCCGCGCGCGACGACGCGGCTGCGGCTCGTGCCCGCCGAGGACCCCGACGCGCTCGCGGTCGACCTCAGCGGCGCGACCGCCTCGGAGCTGCTGGACCCCGCCCAGGAGGACGCGCTGCTGGCCCGCCTGGGCCCGGACCCGCTGCGCCGCGACGGCGACCCGGACGCGTTCGCCGCGAACCTCGCGCGGCGCCGGATCCCGATCGGCGCCGCGCTCCTGGACCAGGCGGTCGTCGCCGGGATCGGCAACGTGTACCGGGCCGAGGTGCTGCACGCCTGTCGCGTCGACCCGTACACGCCGGCCCGCGAGGTCCCGGCCGACACGGTCCGGGCGCTGTGGGACACGACGGTCGCGATGCTGCGCGAGGGCGTGCGCCTGAACCGCATCGTCACCACGCCGCCCGAGCTCGCCCCCGCCGGCAAGCCCCGCTCGCGGCTGCGCCGCGGCGAGCGCGTGGTCGTCTACCGGCGCAGCGCCTGCCTGGCCTGCGGCGGGCCGGTGACGCGCGAGGAGCTCGCGATGCGCACGCTGTTCTGGTGCCCCGCCTGCCAGCGCGGCTGA
- a CDS encoding serine hydrolase domain-containing protein, producing MPQLIPRLPIGPDPLRRIRVPKDLDAITSVGEEVDPAAVGMTRDNVERMWAAIRVLYRTGVHPAIQLTVRREGQVVLDRAIGHARGNGPADGPDVERVPVTTRTPFVIYSASKAITAMVAHLLDQRGVLHIGDRVCEYVPEFAAHGKEGVTIAHVLSHRAGVPNVPTEMLDLENIDDHDLVVRTMCDARPLSRPGKALAYHAISGGFIVDEIVRRVTGDDIRTVLAREILDPLGFDFTNYGVPADRVDEVGWSYATGAPSLPPVSTLLLRALGKHPDDIPALANDPRFLTGIIPAGNGVASAFELSRFFELLRAGGTLDGVEVFEPRTIRRAVTEQSYREIDFTLGFPTRYSLGFMLGAQLLSIYGPDTEQVFGHLGYSNTIGWADPARATACALVTSGKPIVYPELVDFWGVMRRIGRECPKADPATDPLRLPG from the coding sequence ATGCCCCAGCTGATCCCTCGCCTGCCGATCGGCCCCGACCCGCTGCGGCGGATCCGCGTGCCGAAGGACCTCGACGCGATCACGAGCGTCGGGGAGGAGGTCGACCCGGCCGCGGTCGGCATGACGCGCGACAACGTCGAGCGGATGTGGGCGGCGATCCGCGTGCTCTACCGCACCGGCGTGCACCCGGCGATCCAGCTGACGGTGCGCCGCGAGGGGCAGGTCGTCCTGGACCGGGCGATCGGCCACGCGCGCGGCAACGGTCCCGCGGACGGGCCGGACGTCGAGCGGGTGCCCGTCACGACCCGCACGCCGTTCGTCATCTACTCGGCGTCCAAGGCGATCACCGCGATGGTCGCCCACCTGCTCGACCAGCGCGGGGTGCTGCACATCGGCGACCGCGTCTGCGAGTACGTCCCCGAGTTCGCCGCGCACGGCAAGGAGGGCGTGACGATCGCGCACGTGCTCTCCCACCGGGCGGGCGTGCCGAACGTGCCGACCGAGATGCTCGACCTCGAGAACATCGACGACCACGACCTCGTCGTGCGGACGATGTGCGACGCGCGGCCGCTCTCGCGGCCCGGGAAGGCGCTCGCCTACCACGCGATCTCCGGCGGCTTCATCGTCGACGAGATCGTGCGCCGCGTCACCGGGGACGACATCCGCACGGTCCTCGCGCGCGAGATCCTCGACCCGCTCGGCTTCGACTTCACCAACTACGGCGTGCCCGCCGACCGCGTCGACGAGGTCGGCTGGTCCTACGCGACGGGCGCCCCGAGCCTGCCGCCCGTGTCGACGCTGCTGCTGCGCGCGCTCGGCAAGCACCCGGACGACATCCCCGCGCTCGCCAACGACCCGCGGTTCCTCACCGGGATCATCCCGGCGGGCAACGGGGTGGCCAGCGCGTTCGAGCTGTCGCGGTTCTTCGAGCTGCTGCGGGCGGGCGGGACGCTCGACGGCGTCGAGGTGTTCGAGCCGCGCACGATCCGCCGGGCGGTCACCGAGCAGTCCTACCGCGAGATCGACTTCACGCTCGGCTTCCCGACCCGCTACTCGCTCGGGTTCATGCTCGGCGCGCAGCTGCTGAGCATCTACGGGCCCGACACCGAGCAGGTGTTCGGCCACCTCGGCTACTCGAACACGATCGGCTGGGCGGACCCGGCGCGCGCGACCGCGTGCGCGCTGGTGACCAGCGGCAAGCCGATCGTCTACCCGGAGCTCGTGGACTTCTGGGGCGTGATGCGGCGCATCGGCCGGGAGTGCCCGAAGGCGGACCCGGCCACCGACCCGCTGCGCCTGCCCGGCTGA